The Williamsia sp. DF01-3 genome has a window encoding:
- a CDS encoding beta-mannosidase has translation MQRTTHRTYYFFALAMILLVGVGSTQWAQAGPAEAAGPNRVEATADGLELDGTPWWPSGFNAYQLATDWSVNQGCGAMVDLDSYFSSLEPNSLTRFNAFQRLAVNKFTGELDFGPMDAVFAAAEAHDQMLVPVFTGGDGACEDELFKGRSWYTSGWKTLVPAGAPLRFDQWVTTAVNRWKSSPALAGWELVGEPETSLCGDSACSWQNRTCPSDSGQILRNFFDQAGAKVRAADPSTPIWAGLLGGGQCGSAGGDYQLLGASPHVDVLEYHDYGADGVPLPGDVWNGLATHIVQAQAVGKPLVVAEIGQNAGSCGTREDRVDDFETKIDGQRAAGTAGALFWAFVPDPREQQCTFDIGPDDPAFDLVAELNTVGP, from the coding sequence ATGCAACGCACCACGCATCGTACGTACTACTTCTTCGCATTGGCCATGATCCTGCTGGTTGGTGTCGGGTCGACCCAGTGGGCCCAAGCCGGGCCCGCAGAAGCGGCCGGGCCGAACAGGGTGGAGGCGACGGCGGACGGTCTCGAGCTCGATGGAACGCCATGGTGGCCGAGCGGGTTCAACGCCTACCAGCTCGCGACCGATTGGTCGGTGAACCAGGGTTGCGGCGCGATGGTCGACCTCGACTCCTACTTCTCGTCGCTCGAGCCCAACTCGCTCACGCGCTTCAACGCTTTCCAGCGTCTGGCCGTCAACAAGTTCACGGGCGAGCTCGATTTCGGTCCGATGGACGCGGTGTTCGCCGCGGCCGAAGCTCATGACCAAATGCTCGTGCCGGTCTTCACCGGTGGCGACGGTGCCTGCGAAGACGAGTTGTTCAAGGGTCGGAGCTGGTACACGTCCGGTTGGAAGACCTTGGTCCCGGCGGGGGCGCCCCTACGGTTCGATCAATGGGTGACCACGGCGGTCAACCGGTGGAAGTCGTCGCCTGCGCTGGCCGGTTGGGAATTGGTCGGCGAACCCGAGACGAGTCTGTGCGGCGATTCTGCGTGCAGTTGGCAGAACCGCACGTGCCCGTCCGACTCGGGTCAGATCCTGCGGAACTTCTTCGACCAAGCCGGAGCCAAGGTTCGGGCAGCGGACCCGTCCACCCCGATCTGGGCGGGCCTGCTCGGTGGCGGGCAATGTGGGTCGGCCGGCGGTGACTATCAGCTGCTCGGGGCTTCACCCCACGTCGACGTGCTCGAGTACCACGACTACGGCGCTGATGGTGTGCCGTTGCCCGGCGACGTGTGGAATGGCCTCGCCACCCACATCGTGCAGGCCCAGGCGGTCGGGAAGCCACTGGTGGTCGCCGAGATCGGGCAGAACGCCGGGTCGTGCGGCACCCGTGAGGATCGGGTGGACGACTTCGAGACCAAAATCGACGGTCAGCGCGCCGCCGGTACTGCGGGTGCGCTGTTCTGGGCCTTCGTGCCGGATCCGCGCGAGCAGCAATGCACGTTCGACATCGGCCCGGACGATCCTGCTTTCGATCTCGTTGCCGAGCTCAACACTGTTGGGCCCTGA
- a CDS encoding cupin domain-containing protein has protein sequence MPIIQPDDAEVFPAHGSTFHSYVSSRRGSEELCAWRLTVPAGQIGVAHRPSREEVLLVLDGELMVGLGGVQELAGDDTVIVVPAGTEVRIDGGATESTAWVTTTPGLQATTADGAVITPPWAQ, from the coding sequence ATGCCGATCATCCAACCCGACGACGCCGAGGTGTTCCCGGCCCACGGGAGCACCTTCCACTCGTATGTCAGTTCGCGGCGAGGGAGCGAAGAGCTCTGCGCCTGGAGGCTGACGGTTCCCGCCGGCCAGATCGGAGTGGCGCACAGACCCAGTCGGGAAGAGGTCCTTCTCGTGCTCGACGGGGAACTGATGGTCGGTTTGGGCGGCGTGCAGGAGTTGGCCGGCGACGACACGGTCATCGTGGTTCCGGCCGGGACCGAGGTGCGGATCGATGGTGGCGCCACCGAATCAACAGCATGGGTGACGACCACCCCCGGTCTGCAGGCGACCACTGCCGACGGTGCGGTCATCACGCCCCCCTGGGCTCAATGA
- a CDS encoding NAD-dependent epimerase/dehydratase family protein — MSETQPLTVVVTGATGNVGTSVIEALGSRSEVRSIRAIARRPTDLTYPKTEFLVADTGQDDLRPLFRGADVVIHLAWIFQPTHDPVSTWENNVGGAIRVFEAAAAEDVSAVVYSSSVAAYSPGPKDTPVDESWPTNGWPGAAYPREKAYLERWLDGYEHNNPEMRVVRMRPGFIFKREASTAQRRLFVGPFLPRQLVRSALIPVVPRTPGLSFQALHSADVGEAFAEATVRPVRGAFNLATEEKVDAKYLAKMLGARSIPAPAPLLRAGVWAAWHAHVIPASPGLFDTVLRLPLMDITRARRELGWSPRYTAKDALEEFIEGVREGSGMDTEPLAPDGPARRIAELSQGVGRRDR; from the coding sequence ATGAGCGAGACACAACCACTGACCGTGGTGGTCACCGGAGCGACGGGAAATGTGGGCACGAGCGTCATCGAAGCCCTCGGTTCCCGGTCCGAGGTGAGGTCCATCCGCGCGATCGCGCGCCGTCCGACCGACCTCACGTACCCGAAAACAGAGTTCCTCGTTGCCGATACGGGACAGGACGATCTGCGGCCCCTCTTTCGTGGCGCAGACGTTGTCATCCATCTCGCGTGGATCTTTCAACCCACCCATGATCCCGTTTCGACATGGGAGAACAACGTCGGCGGCGCGATCCGGGTGTTCGAGGCCGCTGCGGCCGAGGATGTGTCGGCTGTTGTGTACTCATCCTCGGTCGCCGCCTACTCGCCTGGTCCGAAAGACACCCCCGTCGATGAGAGCTGGCCGACCAACGGCTGGCCGGGTGCTGCCTACCCGCGCGAGAAGGCGTATCTCGAGCGATGGCTGGACGGCTACGAGCACAACAACCCCGAGATGCGAGTCGTGAGGATGCGGCCTGGTTTCATCTTCAAACGGGAGGCATCCACGGCGCAACGGCGTCTCTTCGTCGGGCCGTTCCTCCCGCGGCAGCTGGTCCGCAGCGCCTTGATCCCAGTGGTTCCGAGGACGCCGGGGCTGTCGTTCCAGGCGTTGCACAGCGCGGATGTGGGCGAGGCATTTGCCGAGGCGACCGTCCGGCCGGTCCGCGGGGCATTCAACCTCGCCACCGAGGAGAAGGTGGACGCCAAGTACCTGGCAAAGATGCTCGGGGCGCGTTCGATCCCGGCGCCGGCGCCGTTGCTGCGTGCGGGGGTATGGGCAGCGTGGCACGCCCATGTCATCCCCGCCTCACCTGGCCTGTTCGACACCGTCTTACGACTGCCCCTGATGGACATCACTCGCGCTCGACGAGAGCTCGGCTGGTCCCCGCGCTACACCGCGAAAGACGCGCTGGAGGAGTTCATCGAGGGGGTCCGGGAGGGTTCGGGGATGGATACCGAACCGTTGGCACCGGACGGGCCTGCCCGCAGGATCGCAGAACTCTCTCAGGGTGTCGGCAGGCGCGATCGGTGA
- a CDS encoding MarR family winged helix-turn-helix transcriptional regulator, producing the protein MTDSDWATATAVLRVSAQLVDDISAGLAERGYPDVRPVHGFVFAELSDNASTAADLATALQITKQAAAQLIVYLVERGYLDKHPDPNDRRAQLVTLTHRGRECMVAARESAERCVQVWRDELSDRDFKALARALEVIAVPGRLKPSW; encoded by the coding sequence GTGACCGATTCCGACTGGGCAACTGCGACGGCCGTGCTGCGAGTGTCCGCACAATTGGTGGATGACATCTCGGCCGGACTGGCCGAGCGGGGCTACCCCGACGTACGACCCGTTCATGGGTTCGTGTTCGCGGAGTTGTCCGACAACGCCTCTACCGCAGCCGATCTCGCCACCGCGTTGCAGATCACCAAGCAGGCCGCGGCCCAATTGATCGTCTATCTGGTCGAGCGTGGTTATCTAGACAAACACCCGGACCCGAACGACCGTCGCGCCCAACTGGTGACACTGACTCACCGCGGTCGCGAGTGCATGGTCGCAGCCCGCGAATCCGCGGAGCGATGCGTTCAGGTATGGCGAGATGAGCTGTCGGACAGGGACTTCAAGGCACTGGCCCGAGCCTTGGAGGTCATTGCGGTACCGGGCAGACTCAAACCGAGCTGGTGA
- a CDS encoding alpha/beta fold hydrolase — protein sequence MTALKYVDLHGDHVAYRDEGSGSEVLLLIHGMAGSSETWNAVLPSLAARHRVIAPDLPGHGQSSKPRGDYSLGAFAAFLRDLLRELGIDRVTVVGQSLGGGVAMQFTYQHPEYCERLILIGSGGLGPDVNWTLRVLSAPGAEFVLPVIAPQPVLRAGNKIRSWFASAGVHSPRADETWRAYSSLGDRETRQAFLRTLRSVVDYRGQAVSALNRLYLNSALPTLLIWGDADKIIPVAHGYAAHEAIPGSRLEVLSGVGHYPHAESPDQVVAIVEDFLAVPEARTRTTS from the coding sequence ATGACTGCACTGAAATACGTGGATCTGCACGGCGACCATGTCGCATATCGGGACGAGGGGAGCGGTTCGGAGGTTCTCCTGCTGATCCACGGGATGGCAGGGAGTTCGGAGACGTGGAATGCGGTACTTCCGTCCCTTGCCGCGAGACACCGGGTCATCGCACCGGATCTGCCCGGTCATGGGCAATCGTCGAAACCGCGTGGCGACTATTCGCTGGGTGCGTTCGCCGCGTTCCTCCGTGACTTGCTGCGGGAATTGGGGATCGATCGGGTGACGGTGGTCGGGCAGTCTCTCGGTGGTGGGGTGGCCATGCAGTTCACCTATCAACATCCGGAGTATTGCGAGCGCCTGATCTTGATCGGCAGCGGTGGACTCGGGCCCGACGTCAACTGGACCCTGCGGGTGCTCTCGGCTCCTGGGGCCGAGTTCGTGCTCCCGGTGATTGCGCCGCAACCAGTTCTTCGGGCAGGCAACAAGATTCGCTCGTGGTTCGCGTCCGCCGGAGTGCACTCGCCGCGGGCGGACGAGACGTGGCGCGCATACTCTTCGCTCGGCGATCGCGAGACGCGGCAGGCGTTCCTGAGGACTCTGCGGTCGGTGGTGGACTACCGCGGTCAGGCTGTGAGCGCCCTGAACCGGTTGTACCTGAACTCAGCCCTGCCCACACTCCTCATCTGGGGCGATGCAGACAAGATCATTCCGGTGGCGCACGGCTACGCGGCCCACGAAGCGATTCCGGGCAGTCGACTCGAGGTTCTCAGCGGCGTCGGCCACTATCCCCACGCAGAAAGCCCCGATCAGGTCGTCGCTATCGTCGAAGACTTCCTCGCCGTACCGGAGGCCCGAACGCGCACGACGAGCTGA
- a CDS encoding MDR family MFS transporter has translation MSHREILEAMIGLLAALFTALLSTTIVATALPTIIGDLKGSQTAYAWVITTALLANAASTPIWGKLADIFSKKMLVQSAIIIFVVGSIIAGLAHNVPILLAARVVQGIGMGGLTALVVAIIGSIVSPRERGRYSGYMGATMAVSMSGGPILGGVIVDSPLGWRWCFFVCVPLAVIALFLLQKTLRIKTERAENISIDWLGATLLTAGVSVLLIWVSFAGKAGYYDWISRESAMYVGGGLLLLVATVLVESRVKAPIIPLKIVTERTTGLAIIASIAVGLGMFGSTTFLGQYFQTARGFSPTIAGMLSIPLVIGMLIASVGSGQLISRFGKWKVFMVTGSVLLIVGFALLGTIDHATNLWWVSIFTLIVGLGTGMLMQNLVLVVQNTVSVHNIGAASSNVAFFRTFGGAIGVSVLGSVLATRVADLSSGGLARLGVSGGSSGGSLDIDSLPGPVASIIRAAYGDATGRIFLIAAAAAVVALIAVSLLPNRPLRRTIDLDSTPDGTESETLGDSESADRDDNTRAAVKV, from the coding sequence ATGTCCCACCGCGAAATCCTCGAGGCGATGATCGGGCTGCTCGCAGCGTTGTTCACCGCTTTGCTGAGCACAACGATCGTCGCCACCGCCCTGCCGACGATCATCGGCGATCTGAAGGGGTCGCAGACGGCCTACGCCTGGGTGATCACCACCGCCCTGCTCGCCAACGCGGCGTCGACGCCGATCTGGGGCAAGCTGGCCGACATCTTCAGCAAGAAGATGCTTGTCCAGAGCGCGATCATCATCTTCGTGGTCGGCTCGATCATCGCCGGCTTGGCGCACAATGTGCCGATTCTCCTCGCGGCCCGCGTTGTGCAGGGAATCGGAATGGGTGGTCTCACCGCGCTCGTCGTCGCAATCATCGGCAGCATCGTGTCTCCCCGTGAGCGCGGCCGGTACTCCGGATACATGGGCGCCACCATGGCCGTCTCGATGTCCGGCGGGCCCATCCTGGGCGGCGTCATCGTCGACAGCCCGCTCGGCTGGCGCTGGTGCTTCTTCGTCTGCGTGCCACTGGCAGTGATCGCCCTGTTCCTGCTGCAGAAGACCCTCCGGATCAAGACCGAGCGCGCCGAGAACATCTCCATCGACTGGCTGGGAGCCACCTTGCTGACCGCAGGCGTTTCCGTGCTGTTGATCTGGGTCTCGTTCGCGGGTAAAGCCGGGTACTACGACTGGATCTCCCGAGAGTCCGCGATGTATGTCGGTGGCGGACTGCTTCTGCTGGTGGCCACCGTGCTGGTGGAATCGCGTGTCAAAGCGCCGATCATCCCGCTCAAGATCGTGACCGAGCGCACCACCGGACTCGCCATCATCGCGTCCATCGCAGTGGGACTGGGGATGTTCGGTTCGACGACGTTCCTGGGCCAGTACTTCCAGACCGCGCGCGGTTTCTCTCCGACCATCGCCGGCATGCTCTCGATTCCGCTTGTCATCGGGATGCTGATCGCCTCGGTGGGATCGGGTCAACTGATCAGCCGGTTCGGCAAGTGGAAGGTGTTCATGGTGACCGGTTCGGTTCTGCTCATCGTCGGCTTCGCTCTGCTGGGGACGATCGACCACGCGACCAACCTCTGGTGGGTGAGTATCTTCACCCTGATCGTCGGGCTCGGCACGGGCATGCTGATGCAGAACCTCGTGCTGGTGGTCCAGAACACGGTCAGCGTTCACAACATCGGGGCTGCCTCGAGCAACGTGGCGTTCTTCCGGACCTTCGGCGGCGCAATCGGCGTCTCGGTCCTCGGGTCGGTCCTGGCCACTCGCGTGGCGGACCTCTCGTCGGGCGGCCTTGCTCGGCTCGGGGTCTCAGGTGGCTCCTCCGGCGGCAGCCTCGACATCGACTCCCTGCCGGGCCCGGTCGCATCGATCATCCGCGCTGCCTACGGTGACGCAACAGGGCGGATCTTCCTGATCGCAGCTGCGGCAGCGGTGGTTGCGCTGATTGCGGTGTCGCTCCTGCCCAATCGGCCGCTGCGCCGGACGATCGATCTCGACTCGACACCCGACGGGACCGAATCCGAAACGCTCGGCGACTCCGAGTCGGCCGATCGGGACGACAACACCCGGGCCGCCGTCAAGGTCTGA
- a CDS encoding FAD-binding oxidoreductase yields the protein MTFDEPSSTPSHLTRRRLLQGTLAGGLAVAVAGGTGTAWAAPRSSDWAALAASISGQVILPAQRAAFTQAKQIFNTRYDGSTPVAVVAPKTVADVQRCMAFAVKHRLRVATRSGGHSYTGASAASGLLVVDLRRLDGGIGYDGGSGLATVTPASTLYAVAGGLAQQGRSVPVGTCATVGVAGLTLGGGLGVDSRLHGLTCDSLAAATMVLPNGEAVTVAPGERDDLYWALRGGGGGNFGIVTSLTFRTTPSVGKDVVTMNFPPASSATVITGWRRWLSVAEPSAWANVNIGSDRRGGVTCSVLLVCASGAGRRIAADISAAVGVVPSGSDYSTLDPMATFLRLSGGATAPRHGFVAGSDILAQITDPIAAAIVTAVRNRSRSGGPGLVIIDPLDGAISGVATGATAFPWRTHAASLQWFTDVAPGASYLSPTSWVKSAHSTIGVASSGAYVNYIESGVAPSRYFGANLPRLRSVRTKYDPARTMYSGLDI from the coding sequence ATGACGTTCGACGAACCATCCTCAACCCCCTCGCACCTCACACGTCGGCGGCTGCTGCAGGGAACTCTGGCCGGCGGTCTGGCAGTTGCCGTCGCGGGTGGCACCGGAACAGCCTGGGCCGCCCCACGGTCGTCGGACTGGGCGGCGCTCGCGGCATCGATCAGTGGCCAGGTGATCTTGCCCGCGCAACGCGCCGCATTCACGCAGGCCAAACAGATCTTCAACACGCGTTACGACGGATCGACTCCGGTGGCCGTCGTGGCGCCGAAAACTGTCGCCGATGTTCAGCGGTGTATGGCTTTTGCCGTGAAGCACAGGCTGCGGGTGGCCACTCGCAGCGGCGGGCATTCCTACACCGGTGCGTCAGCAGCGAGTGGGTTGTTGGTGGTGGATCTGCGCAGGCTCGACGGAGGAATCGGCTATGACGGTGGAAGCGGCCTGGCCACCGTCACGCCGGCGAGCACGCTGTATGCAGTGGCCGGCGGTCTTGCCCAGCAAGGCAGGTCGGTTCCTGTCGGAACATGCGCAACGGTCGGTGTCGCCGGCCTCACGCTCGGCGGAGGGCTCGGTGTCGACTCGCGGCTACACGGGCTCACCTGTGACTCCCTCGCGGCCGCGACGATGGTGTTGCCGAACGGGGAAGCCGTCACCGTTGCGCCAGGAGAACGGGACGACCTCTACTGGGCGCTGCGCGGCGGAGGTGGCGGGAACTTCGGGATCGTCACGTCGCTGACCTTCCGCACCACGCCATCGGTTGGCAAAGACGTTGTGACCATGAACTTTCCACCCGCGTCGTCGGCCACGGTGATAACGGGGTGGCGGCGCTGGCTTTCGGTCGCTGAACCGTCGGCGTGGGCGAACGTCAACATCGGTTCCGATCGACGGGGTGGCGTCACCTGTTCGGTGTTGCTCGTCTGCGCGTCCGGCGCGGGTCGCCGCATCGCGGCCGACATCTCGGCGGCCGTCGGGGTGGTGCCGAGTGGAAGCGACTACTCGACGCTTGATCCGATGGCGACGTTCCTGCGGCTGTCGGGCGGCGCGACCGCGCCGCGACATGGATTTGTCGCCGGGTCCGACATCCTCGCCCAGATCACCGACCCCATCGCTGCAGCGATCGTCACCGCGGTGCGGAACCGTTCCAGGTCCGGCGGTCCCGGGCTGGTGATCATCGACCCGCTCGACGGCGCGATCAGCGGGGTCGCTACCGGTGCCACAGCCTTCCCGTGGCGCACGCACGCGGCGAGCCTGCAGTGGTTCACCGACGTCGCCCCCGGTGCTTCGTATCTGTCGCCGACGTCGTGGGTGAAAAGTGCACACAGCACGATTGGCGTGGCGTCCTCGGGTGCCTATGTCAACTACATCGAATCCGGGGTCGCACCGTCGCGTTACTTCGGTGCCAATCTGCCGCGCCTGCGCTCTGTCCGTACCAAATATGACCCCGCGCGCACGATGTACTCGGGCCTCGACATCTGA
- a CDS encoding MarR family winged helix-turn-helix transcriptional regulator yields MPVSSGTASELIEELYLMGRAFRGAVVSTDEGPTLPGGLGVLMALEARGQCRQNELASDLCISQSALSRHVAELVAEGYVARRPDPGDGRATQLLTRSAGSELLGRTRAARAESLQTALDDWDEADAQAAGSAFRKLRGSLTRHAHRADRPAQKTITGKDRK; encoded by the coding sequence GTGCCGGTGTCATCAGGAACAGCGAGCGAATTGATCGAGGAGCTGTACCTGATGGGTCGCGCTTTTCGCGGAGCCGTCGTGTCCACGGACGAAGGGCCGACATTGCCAGGTGGTCTCGGTGTGCTCATGGCCTTGGAGGCACGAGGGCAGTGCCGCCAGAACGAGTTGGCATCGGATCTGTGCATCAGTCAGTCCGCCTTGAGTCGGCACGTGGCCGAGTTGGTCGCCGAGGGATACGTCGCTCGCCGTCCGGACCCAGGTGACGGGCGGGCCACGCAGTTGCTGACGAGGAGTGCAGGTAGCGAGCTCCTCGGTCGAACGAGGGCTGCGCGTGCTGAGTCGTTGCAGACCGCACTCGACGACTGGGACGAAGCAGACGCGCAAGCGGCCGGCAGCGCCTTTCGCAAACTCAGAGGTTCATTGACCAGACACGCGCACCGGGCCGATCGGCCGGCGCAAAAAACGATCACAGGGAAAGACAGGAAGTAG
- a CDS encoding ABC transporter ATP-binding protein, translating into MLTRLLRTYMGAYRRELSAVVILQFVATAAMLYLPTLNADIIDNGVAQGDTGYILRVGAVMVVVSLIQILGSIVSMYFGARASLGAGRDIRHDLLHRVNAFSAREVGAFGAPSLITRTTNDVQQVQMLGVMACTILVTAPIMCIGGIVLGIGVGGQLAWVLVVAVPILGVTMAVIIYRMMPGFRAMQERIDTVNRVLREQITGIRVVRAFVRETHERRRFAAANDDLTDAALRVGRLMALMFPSVMLISNVTIVFIIWFGGHLIEDGDVQIGALTAMIAYVMQILMAVMMASFLAMMAPRASVCAERIYEVLDTETSVVPPTDPKPLRTSAGIVELRSACFRYPGADESVLRDISFRTAPGTTTAVVGSTGSGKTTLVALLPRLIDVTDGAVLIGGTDIRELDPAVLRESIGLVPQKPYLFSGTIASNLRYGKKDATEAEMWEALTVAQAADFVRDMPDQLETKVAQGGTTVSGGQRQRLAIARALIRKPSIYLFDDSFSALDLSTDARLRAALKPATGDACVIIVAQRITTIADADQIVVLDRGTVAGIGTHEQLLADCPTYIEIAESQLSVEGRR; encoded by the coding sequence ATGCTGACCCGCCTTCTGCGTACCTACATGGGCGCCTACCGTCGCGAACTGAGTGCGGTGGTGATCCTCCAATTCGTGGCCACCGCGGCAATGCTCTACCTGCCGACTCTCAATGCCGACATCATCGACAACGGTGTGGCACAAGGCGATACCGGCTACATCCTGCGGGTGGGGGCCGTGATGGTGGTCGTCTCGCTGATTCAGATCCTGGGATCGATCGTGTCGATGTACTTCGGTGCACGCGCGTCACTCGGTGCCGGCCGCGACATCCGGCACGACCTGCTGCACCGCGTCAACGCCTTCTCCGCGCGCGAGGTCGGCGCATTCGGGGCGCCGTCGTTGATCACGAGGACAACCAACGATGTTCAGCAGGTCCAGATGCTCGGCGTGATGGCCTGCACCATCTTGGTCACAGCGCCCATCATGTGTATCGGCGGCATCGTCCTCGGCATCGGGGTCGGGGGCCAACTCGCGTGGGTTCTCGTGGTTGCGGTCCCCATACTCGGGGTGACCATGGCGGTGATCATCTATCGGATGATGCCTGGTTTCCGGGCCATGCAGGAGCGCATCGACACGGTCAATCGCGTCCTGCGCGAGCAGATCACTGGGATCCGGGTGGTTCGTGCCTTCGTGCGGGAAACCCACGAACGCAGGCGATTCGCCGCCGCGAACGACGACCTGACCGATGCCGCACTGCGGGTCGGGCGTCTGATGGCACTGATGTTCCCGTCGGTGATGCTCATCAGCAACGTCACCATCGTCTTCATCATCTGGTTCGGCGGTCACCTCATCGAAGACGGTGACGTCCAGATCGGCGCACTCACCGCGATGATCGCCTACGTGATGCAGATCCTGATGGCGGTCATGATGGCCTCGTTCCTCGCGATGATGGCGCCGCGGGCATCGGTGTGCGCCGAGCGCATCTACGAGGTTCTCGACACCGAGACGTCGGTGGTCCCGCCCACCGATCCGAAGCCGCTCCGTACCTCGGCGGGCATCGTGGAGTTGCGCTCCGCGTGCTTCAGGTACCCAGGGGCAGACGAATCGGTGTTGCGCGACATCAGCTTCCGAACCGCGCCGGGCACCACCACGGCTGTTGTCGGGTCGACCGGCTCGGGTAAGACCACGTTGGTGGCGCTGCTGCCTCGTCTGATCGACGTCACCGATGGCGCCGTGCTCATCGGGGGCACCGACATACGTGAGCTCGACCCCGCCGTCTTGCGCGAATCAATCGGCCTCGTTCCCCAGAAGCCCTATCTGTTCTCGGGAACGATCGCGTCCAACCTGCGGTACGGCAAGAAGGACGCGACCGAAGCCGAGATGTGGGAGGCGCTGACCGTCGCGCAGGCCGCAGACTTCGTGCGGGACATGCCAGATCAGCTCGAGACCAAGGTTGCGCAGGGCGGGACGACGGTCTCGGGAGGGCAGCGTCAGCGGCTGGCGATCGCGCGCGCCCTCATCCGTAAACCGAGCATCTATCTGTTCGACGACTCGTTCTCGGCGTTGGACCTGAGCACGGACGCACGCCTGAGAGCAGCGCTCAAACCTGCCACCGGCGACGCCTGTGTCATCATCGTGGCCCAGCGGATCACCACCATCGCCGACGCAGACCAGATCGTGGTACTCGACCGCGGAACCGTCGCCGGCATCGGCACACACGAGCAATTGCTCGCCGACTGCCCCACGTACATCGAGATCGCCGAGTCCCAGCTCTCCGTGGAGGGACGGAGATGA
- a CDS encoding NAD(P)/FAD-dependent oxidoreductase, with translation MTLSDRVDVLIIGAGLSGVGAACHVREKFPDRSIAILESRPRIGGTWDLFKYPGIRSDSDMFTLGYKFRPWVGDNAIADGSSILEYVRATAADYGIDETIRFNRRAVRAEWSSSEQLWRVHIERTDVGAETQTETIAANFLMSCSGYYRYDEGYTPDFPAIERFAGTIVHPQHWPTDLDYTDKRVVIIGSGATAVTLAPSMAPEAAHVTMLQRSPSYVISIPKQDAIANRLRKLLPAKWAYAAARGKGIAVSTAIYQLCQRHPQFMKKQIRSWQERQLPDFDIDTHFAPRYNPWDQRLCLVPDSDLFRAIRKGSVSMATDRIATFTENGVELESGDHLDADIIVTATGLNLLALGGLTFVVDGEEVDLTDTMTYKGMMLSGIPNFFYVVGYTNASWTLKADLVCEYMCRLLEHMDANGYGESVPVKDPSVQEEPFLDFAAGYVLRSVDSFPHQGSRAPWRLRMNYYRDVLTLRHGTVADAPMRFRERSASLTSAG, from the coding sequence ATGACCCTGTCAGATCGCGTAGATGTGTTGATCATCGGAGCAGGACTCTCAGGAGTCGGCGCCGCCTGCCACGTGCGGGAGAAGTTCCCCGACCGCAGCATCGCGATCCTGGAGAGCCGGCCCCGCATCGGCGGTACATGGGACCTGTTCAAGTACCCAGGGATCCGGTCCGATTCGGACATGTTCACCCTCGGATACAAGTTCCGGCCCTGGGTGGGTGACAACGCGATCGCAGACGGCTCCTCCATCCTGGAATACGTCCGGGCAACAGCCGCCGACTACGGGATCGATGAGACGATCCGGTTCAACCGCCGGGCCGTGCGTGCGGAATGGTCGAGCAGCGAACAGCTCTGGCGGGTTCACATCGAGCGCACCGACGTGGGCGCCGAAACCCAGACCGAGACCATCGCCGCCAACTTCCTGATGTCCTGTAGCGGCTACTACCGCTACGACGAGGGCTACACACCCGACTTCCCCGCGATCGAGAGGTTCGCCGGGACCATCGTGCATCCGCAGCATTGGCCGACCGACCTCGACTACACCGACAAGCGGGTGGTGATCATCGGCAGCGGGGCCACCGCCGTCACCTTGGCGCCGTCGATGGCCCCCGAAGCCGCACACGTCACCATGCTCCAGCGTTCGCCGTCCTACGTCATCTCCATTCCCAAGCAGGATGCCATTGCGAACAGACTGCGCAAACTACTTCCCGCGAAATGGGCCTACGCTGCCGCGCGCGGCAAGGGAATCGCCGTCTCCACCGCCATCTATCAACTGTGTCAACGTCATCCACAGTTCATGAAGAAGCAGATCCGGTCATGGCAAGAGCGTCAACTGCCAGATTTCGACATCGACACCCACTTCGCCCCGCGCTACAACCCCTGGGATCAGCGCTTGTGCCTCGTGCCCGACAGCGACCTGTTCCGCGCCATCAGAAAAGGGTCGGTGTCCATGGCCACCGACCGGATCGCCACGTTCACCGAAAACGGCGTCGAGCTGGAATCCGGCGACCATCTCGACGCCGACATCATCGTCACAGCCACCGGCCTCAATCTGCTCGCCCTGGGCGGGCTCACGTTCGTAGTCGACGGGGAGGAAGTCGACCTCACCGACACGATGACCTACAAGGGCATGATGCTCAGCGGCATCCCCAATTTCTTCTACGTTGTCGGGTACACGAACGCATCGTGGACCTTGAAGGCAGACCTGGTGTGCGAGTACATGTGTCGCCTGCTCGAACACATGGACGCCAACGGATACGGCGAAAGTGTCCCGGTGAAGGACCCGTCCGTACAGGAGGAACCGTTCCTCGATTTCGCTGCCGGATACGTTCTGCGTTCGGTCGACTCGTTTCCGCACCAGGGTTCACGTGCTCCCTGGAGGCTGCGGATGAACTACTACCGCGATGTCCTCACCTTGCGCCACGGCACGGTTGCGGACGCCCCGATGAGGTTCAGGGAGCGCAGCGCTTCCCTGACGTCGGCCGGCTGA